In the genome of Candida dubliniensis CD36 chromosome 3, complete sequence, the window ttgttttggtttggtttggtttactttactttactttactCTATTTAAAGGCTGGGTTTATCTAAACATTTACAATGTCCAATCATAACCGGACAGATAATAGCAAATCCAATGCTAATCCATTTTCTGATAATGCTAATAATCTTATTGATTTAGATATGGAATCAAATCCTTATGGAGATTTCAACCCTAATCATGTATACCCTCAAACACAACGatctactactactactactacccATGATCCATTTGCTGATCAATTTGTTCTAACAGATGATTccgatgatgatgatgatgatgatgggCATGGAGCTCATAATACTTCCTATGCTTCATCTTCACAAAATAGACAAGTACCTTTACTAAATACAGCAAATATACCAAAATCTCCCAACAAtagatttttcaatactaataccaataataatgaatacATTAATATGACAGATAAACAAGATACTCCACGAGATTTTGATATAACTCATATTTTCCaaagatttaaaaataaaataactGGTAAacctaataatttaaatgatcGACAGCAATCTTATAATCAACAACCAAGagaaattaatattatgaATCATCCTGCTAATTCAGGATTTGGTTATTATGGTAATCATATATCAACtacaaaatataatattgcCACTTTTTTAccaaaatttcttttcgaACAATTTAGTAAATATgcaaatttatttttcctTGTTACATCAATTATTCAACAAGTACCTCATGTTTCTCCAACAAATAGATATACTACTATTGGGACATTAATTGTTGTATTGGTTGTTGCTGctattaaagaaatatttgaagATATAAAACGTGCCAATGCtgataaagaattgaatcGAACCAAAGTTTTAGTATTGGATCCTATAACTGGGAAttttataatgaaaaaatggATTAAAGTTCAAGTGGGTGATATTGTTCAAGTTTTAAATGAAGAACCATTCCCAGCtgatttgatattattgaGTTCTTCTGAACCAGAAGGATTATGTTATATTGAAACTGCTAATTTGGATGGAGAAActaatttaaaaattaaacaagcTAAATCTGAAACAGCTCAATTAGTTAATCCTCGAGATTtagtgaaaaatttaaataattgtcAAATTTTATCAGAACAaccaaattcttctttataTACTTATGAAggtaatttgaaaaatttccGTCATGGTCCCGATATTCCATTATCACCAGAACAAATGTTATTAAGAGGGGCAACATTAAGAAATACTCAATGGATAAATGGAATAGTTATTTTCACTGGTcatgaaacaaaattaatgaGAAATGCAACGGCAGCTCCAATTAAACGTACTGATGTagaaagaattattaatttacaaattCTTGCCTTATTTGGagttttaattgttttagCATTGATTTCTTCTATTGGTAATGTAATTAAAGTGAAAATTGATGGTGATAAATTGGGTTATTTACAATTAGAAGGTACTTCTATGGCTaaacttttctttcaaGATTTATTAACATATtggattttattttctaatttgGTACCTATTTCATTGTTTGTCACAGttgaattgatcaaatattatcaaGCTTTTATGATTGGTAGTGATCTTGATATGTATTATGAAGAAACTGATACTCCAACCGGGGTAAgaacttcttctttagttgaagaattgggacaaattgattatattttcaGTGATAAAACTGGTACATTAACAAGAAATGTAATGGAATTTAAATCATGTTCCATTGGTGGTAGATGTtatattgaagaaattccTGAAGATGGACATGCTCAAATGATTGATGGTATCGAAATTGGTTATCATACTTTTGATCAATTACATTCTGATTTAAGAAATACATCTACTCAACAATCAGCCATTATAAATGAATTCTTAACATTACTTAGTACTTGTCATACTGTTATTCCCGAAATAactgaagaaaaaattaaatatcaAGCAGCATCACCCGATGAAGGAGCACTTGTACAAGGTGCAGCTGATTTGGgttataaatttattattcgTAGACCTAAAGGTGTCACTATTGAAAACACTTTAACGGGGAATTCATCAGaatatgaattattaaatatttgtGAATTTAATTCCACAAGGAAAAGAATGTCGGCCATTTTCCGTTGTCCTGATGGAGTCATTAGATTATTTTGTAAAGGTGCTGATACGGTTATTTTGGAAAGACTTTCACAAGATGAACCTCAACCATTTGTCGATTCAACTTTAAGACATTTAGAAGATTTTGCAGCTGAAGGATTACGTACATTATGTATTGCTTCACGAATAATTTCCAATGAAGAATATAATTCTTGGTCACAAACTTATTATGAAGCATCTACTTCATTGGATAATCGTAGTGATAAATTAGATTCAGCAGctgaattgattgaaaaagatttatttttacttGGTGCCACGGCAATTGAAGACAAATTACAAGATGGTGTTCCTGAAACTATTCATACTTTACAACAAGCAGGTATCAAAATTTGGGTTTTAACTGGTGATAGACAAGAAACAGCAATCAATATTGGTATGTCATGTAAATTGCTTAGTGAAGatatgaatttattgattattaatgaacaaacaaaaaatgatACTAGATTaaatttacaagaaaaacTTACTGCTATTCAGGAACATCAATTTGATGCAGAAGATGGATCTTTAGAATCATCACTTGctttaattattgatggTCATTCATTAGGGTATGCTTTGGAATCAGATTTAGAAGATTTACTCATTGAATTAGGTTCACGTTGTCGAGCAGTTATATGTTGTCGTGTTTCACCATTACAAAAAGCTCTTGTAGTGAAAATGGTGAAAcggaaaaagaaaacttcattattattagctATTGGTGATGGTGCCAATGATGTTTCCATGATACAAGCAGCTCATGTTGGTGTAGGTATTAGTGGGATGGAAGGTATGCAAGCAGCAAGAAGTGCTGATATATCTATTGgacaattcaaatttttgaaaaaattattattagttcATGGTGCATGGTCATATCAACGTCTTTCAAATGCaattttatattcattttataaaaatattgCTCTTTATATGACACaattttggtttgttttCGCTAATGGATTTTCTGGTCAATCAATTGCTGAATCTTGGACATTAACATTTTATAATGTATTATTTACTTCATTACCTCCATTTGTATTAGGAgtatttgatcaatttgttaGTGCAAGATTATTAGATAGATATCctcaattatatcaattagGTCAAAAACGGAAATTCTTCAATGTGGCGATTTTTTGGACTTGGATTTTAAATGGATTTTATCATTCTGCAGTGATTTTTTTATgttcatttttcatttatagATATATGAATGTTGCTTCAAATGGTCAAACCACTGATAATTGGTCATGGGGTGTCGCCGTTTATACCACATGTACATTAACAGCATTGGGTAAAGCCGCATTAGTGGTTACTATGTGGACAAAGTTTACCGTGATTGCTATTCCAGGgtcatttttattatggTTAGGTTGGTATCCTGCTTATGCAACAATTGCTCCCATGATTAATGTATCTGATGAATATAGAGGGGTTTTAAGAATGACATATCCACTTATAACATTTTGGGGGATGGTTTTCGGAGTTGCTATATTATGTTTATTACGTGATTTTGCTTggaaatattttaaaagaaGATATAATCCTGAAAGTTATCATTATGTTcaagaaattcaaaaatataatattcaaGATTATCGACCAAGAATggaacaatttcaaaaagcAATTAGAAAAGTTAGACAAGttcaaagaattaaaaaacaaagaggTTTTGCCTTTTCTCAAGTTGAAGGACAAGATCAAGATAAAATTGTTAGATTATATGATACAACTAAAAAAAGAGGTGTTTTCGGTGAATTATCAGAAAGTAAGTAAATAGAGTATGAGTAGTATATTAATGCAATCAATCGAtgaatgtttttttttttttttatttaaagcTATACAACTGTTTGATATATAACTGTCTCACTGCCAATTGTGACTTGAATAAATAGTAATTACCCATCACCTCGTAATCTCTATCTTAACGTAATCTCTGCAACGCACAATCAATGTATAAAAgcataaaaataaaatcttcGTGAGGTTTAAGTTCATAATTATAATGAACAACAATTACTAAAAGGGATGGtatcaacaaattataGGCTAGGTAGAACCATAGTGGCTGTTCGGGAGTTTGGGTAATTTGGGAAGTTTGGGAATGGTTCCATTGCtaactttgaaaaattatttattttgaagGTGAACCAATATTTgggaaagaagaaatgattatgaataagaataagaacCACTCAGAATTTCAAACaacatttatatattaattgCTTTTGTTATCAACTTGCCTTTGAAACTTCTTGACATATATACAAGGAAGTAGCTTCATTATCACAACTACAAACAACCCATCAACTTATATTTGACATTCCATAACGAGACAAAAATCCTGATGGTAACGCAAGGggtttcttcttctccttcCATCGGGGTGGGAGTATATTTATCCTACAACAAAGTCTGCTTAAGACAACTATTTTCTAAAAAGCCGGCATACCGCAAAATTGGTTCCCCGTTATactttcaattgaaattgctACAAATGACAGGATTTGTTGGAAAGGGTTGTTGTTAAATTTTGTATGTTATTAACCCATCATacatatttattttcaggtacatcaaaattttgaaattctaGATTTCTCTACTAATGTACCTgaaccccccccccccccctccttCCTTCATAATTTTATACTTAGTAGGATCAAATGTCAAATCACCACATTCTAGGTTGTAGCTAAATAACTGGGATGAAGCAAAAAGTTGTCAACAGAAaggtatatatatatatatatatatatatattattcaGAATTACATCTatattgtttcaaaaatcTGATGAAAAGTTAAGAACTGATGATTTCATTACAAATTCCAGTCTTATTGCCAATTTAAATTAACATCTTGAAAACCCCAATCGttaattattttgttattaCACTAGTGCATGTGGACACTGTTTATTAGGGGCTGTATTAGTAATGACATAATCATAGATAGTTCAAAATATGGGAGATTGATTATCACTAACAACACTTCTGCAGACACATAAGATGTTGCAAATACTACATTTGATCCTCATTTAAATTGGGTGATGGTCATTGATacattcaaaaacaatatatattcCGTTACAGTGGTGAATGCTACCTTTGTCTGGAAATACCCGAAAGAAGAGATCTGATATGCCTGTACATGTTCGAACACCAGCCCAAGCAAATGTTTGTGTTATAGGTAGTGTTTTTAGTTATCAAATTATAAGACATAGGTAAAGGagttaaatatttatttaaaaaaaaaaaaatcaatgtCAAACAGACATACCCTGCAATTGGAAAATACAAAGATCTCTATGTATACTGGCAACCAGGTGAAATATCTGGATCGTGTGATCTCATAAAAATATCtgaaataatttaaatggcgttaaaaaagaacaaattgCTCAAGTATACAATAGACGTATTGGTGATTTCCAATGTATTAAGTTAACTCATGAAGGTAACTGGACATTTTATTTGACGTTTGGAACTGAAAAGTACTTGGTAGAATATACTGATTGCAGAAGCAAATCGGGGGAGAATATTATTCATGTATAAGAGGCGAGGATAATGATGTGGAATACGAATTATAAATGATTAAGGATATTGCAAAAGACTATTTATTACCAGTTTGTGGTGAGAATAATGGGTTATTCTTCGGAGAATTTAAATAACCAATTACTATTTCCTCTTTACATACTTCTTCCCATCGCTTGCTAGTTTGTGATTTCCATATACGTTTCTGTACTAACAAATCTTTATCTCTGATATTCAAACAACCACTGATCATACCTTGAAGTATCCATCTCCAAGATGTACTGTTAATCTTTGTGTTGGATTACACGACCTgtattttgatatttgcTTGAGAAgatatattcaaaaatttttctgtCCTTTTTGTCAATTTCAAGCTTACGATCAACTATTATCACAATACACCATATTATGGCCGACGTGGAAAAGAAACCGGAGCTAAGTTCCTCTGCCCCAGCAGAGAAGAAACTTTCAAACAAGGAgttgaaagaattgaaaaagaaagaaaaggcAGCCAAAAGAGCAGCTCAAAAGGAAGCTATTGGAATCACTCcagaacaacaaaaaaaattagctGAACAAAAgattgaaaagaagaagcaaCAAACTGCATCAGTATCTAATGTAAAGAAACAATTGCATCAGACTATTGTTAAAGATGAAAGAAAAGTTCCAGCTTTATTTGGCCATTTAGAAACTCGTGAACAAAGAAACGCCGCATCACCAGCCATTTCCAATATCGTACATCCTGCCATCTTGTCCCTAACATTAAAGTAC includes:
- a CDS encoding aminophospholipid translocase (flippase), putative (Similar to S. cerevisiae DRS2;~In S. cerevisiae: maintains membrane lipid asymmetry in post-Golgi secretory vessicles; contributes to clathrin-coated vesicle formation and endocytosis), whose protein sequence is MSNHNRTDNSKSNANPFSDNANNLIDLDMESNPYGDFNPNHVYPQTQRSTTTTTTHDPFADQFVLTDDSDDDDDDDGHGAHNTSYASSSQNRQVPLLNTANIPKSPNNRFFNTNTNNNEYINMTDKQDTPRDFDITHIFQRFKNKITGKPNNLNDRQQSYNQQPREINIMNHPANSGFGYYGNHISTTKYNIATFLPKFLFEQFSKYANLFFLVTSIIQQVPHVSPTNRYTTIGTLIVVLVVAAIKEIFEDIKRANADKELNRTKVLVLDPITGNFIMKKWIKVQVGDIVQVLNEEPFPADLILLSSSEPEGLCYIETANLDGETNLKIKQAKSETAQLVNPRDLVKNLNNCQILSEQPNSSLYTYEGNLKNFRHGPDIPLSPEQMLLRGATLRNTQWINGIVIFTGHETKLMRNATAAPIKRTDVERIINLQILALFGVLIVLALISSIGNVIKVKIDGDKLGYLQLEGTSMAKLFFQDLLTYWILFSNLVPISLFVTVELIKYYQAFMIGSDLDMYYEETDTPTGVRTSSLVEELGQIDYIFSDKTGTLTRNVMEFKSCSIGGRCYIEEIPEDGHAQMIDGIEIGYHTFDQLHSDLRNTSTQQSAIINEFLTLLSTCHTVIPEITEEKIKYQAASPDEGALVQGAADLGYKFIIRRPKGVTIENTLTGNSSEYELLNICEFNSTRKRMSAIFRCPDGVIRLFCKGADTVILERLSQDEPQPFVDSTLRHLEDFAAEGLRTLCIASRIISNEEYNSWSQTYYEASTSLDNRSDKLDSAAELIEKDLFLLGATAIEDKLQDGVPETIHTLQQAGIKIWVLTGDRQETAINIGMSCKLLSEDMNLLIINEQTKNDTRLNLQEKLTAIQEHQFDAEDGSLESSLALIIDGHSLGYALESDLEDLLIELGSRCRAVICCRVSPLQKALVVKMVKRKKKTSLLLAIGDGANDVSMIQAAHVGVGISGMEGMQAARSADISIGQFKFLKKLLLVHGAWSYQRLSNAILYSFYKNIALYMTQFWFVFANGFSGQSIAESWTLTFYNVLFTSLPPFVLGVFDQFVSARLLDRYPQLYQLGQKRKFFNVAIFWTWILNGFYHSAVIFLCSFFIYRYMNVASNGQTTDNWSWGVAVYTTCTLTALGKAALVVTMWTKFTVIAIPGSFLLWLGWYPAYATIAPMINVSDEYRGVLRMTYPLITFWGMVFGVAILCLLRDFAWKYFKRRYNPESYHYVQEIQKYNIQDYRPRMEQFQKAIRKVRQVQRIKKQRGFAFSQVEGQDQDKIVRLYDTTKKRGVFGELSESK